The genomic segment CCGGAGGACACGAACATTTTACGATAACAGGCGCTGCAGCGCAAAAAAACTCCACCGCTTTCGCCGCGCGGGGCGAGTGTAAATTCCCCGCTTCGCTTTTGGGGTTGTTGCGGGTATTTTAACGTTCGTGTGTGCGCCACGGACAAGCTCTCGAACCGGGGTATCGCCTTGAGAACGCTGCTGGAAGGATTTTTGAGCTCTGGAAAAGAAGGGGCCGGGGATGGCCGGTTAAACGCCGCCGCGCTCGCCTTCGTCCTCTTTTGCGCCGCGCTTGCCTTCGGCCCCGTAACGGGCTTTGAGTTCCTCTACTGGGACGACCCTCTCTACGTAACGCAAAATACCTGGATACGGAGCCTTTCGCGGGAGAATTTATACCGCTTTTTCAGCGCGCCCCTCGAAGGAATCTACCAGCCTCTCACCTGGATCTTTTACGCCTTCCAGTACAAACTCGGAGAGCTGAACCCGAGGGTGTTCCACACCTTCAGCCTTTTTTTTCACCTCGCCAACACCGCGCTGGTTTACTTTTTCCTCCGTCTGCTCGACCGGAGGCTGGCGACTCCGCTTCTGGGGGCGCTTGTCTTCGCGCTCCATCCCCAGCGGGTTGAAACGGTCGCTTGGGTTTCGGCCCAGAAAGACCTTGTCTGCACGGCTTTTTTTCTCGGCTCCCTGATCGCCTGGCTTTGCTTCCGCGAAAGGCCTTCTACAGCCGGATATCTCTCCTGCTTCTCGCTCTTCGTGCTCGCCTGTCTGGCAAAATCGATGGCGGTGACGATACCCCTTTTGCTTCTCGCCATCGACTGGTATCAGGGAAGAAAAGACTACAAAAAGGCGCTTGCCGAAAAGCTTCCCTTTTTCGCGGTCTCCCTGTTTATCGGCTTCATGGCCATTGCAGCCAGGGAAGAGTTCGAGCCCCTTCTTCGGGAATTCACCTATAATCCTTCTTACAGGATTTTTTCGGCGTCTTACCGCCTCGTCTATTACCACCTCGCGCGCTTTTTCTACCCCTGGCTCGGGGGCGAGATGCTCTATCCCCGCTGGGAAGACCTCTCGGGCGGCGTCCCCCTCTCTTACGTCCTGCTGGCTCCCGCCCTCCTCGCGATTTTGCTTTTGACGTACGTATTCATCAGGCGCTTTCGAGATCTGGCCCTGATGACGTTTTTTTTCTTCCTGACCATCTTCCCTACTATCGGGATTATCTCCGTCGGCTCCTCCGCCGACAGGTACAACTACCTCCCTTCGGCAGCCCTCTCCTCCCTTTTCGCTCTTCTCGTCACCAAAATCCTTTCCCGCATCAAAATCCGCTCCGCGCTCCGGGCCAGCGTCCTTCTGGGGGGCATCTGCGTTTTTGTCCTCTCTTACGGCTACGGTGCGTATAAAATGACCTTCAACTGGAAGGACGACATAAGTTTTCTTGGCCACGTCATCGACAACTTCCCTGAAACGAGCGGACACGCGAGCAACAAGGCGACCGCATACCTTGACCGGGGGTGGGTTTACCTCGGCAGGGGAGACCCCGCGAGGGCGCTTTCGGACTTCGACGAGAGCCTGAGGCTCAAGCCGGGAAACGCGCCCGCTTACAAGGGAAGGGGTATTGCTCTCGAACAAACAGGCGACGTTCCCGGGGCGATAGATTCACTCAATAAATCGCTGGAGTCGGGATTTGAAACGCCCGATACTTATGCCGGGCTTGCGGCGCTCTACCTGAGCGCGGGAGAGCTCCCGGCAGCCCTGGAAAGCGCCCGCAGAGCGGCAGCCCTCGGATATCCCGTTCCCCCGGAACTCGCGGAAAAAATCAGGACCGCGCTCGAGGAAAAAGAAAGAACTCCTTGAGAACAATTGCCTTGAAAACCGAAGATTTTCCCCGGAGGAAAAGGCCATGAACGTCCCCCTCCTCCGGAAGCTCGATTACTGGCTGGGGATTCCCCTCTGCGGGGTTCTCACCGCCTGTCGGCGCATCTTCGGAAGCTCGAAGGAGATTCCCGGCGGGAAGATACGCAGCATCCTCTTTGTAAAGCTCGCCGAACAGGGCTCTACGGTGCTGGCCAGACCGGCTATCCTCCGGGCGATTGAGGAAGCGGGAAGAGACCACGTTCACTTTCTGGTTTTCGACGAGAACCGCCACATCCTCGACGCAATGAACCTCGTACCGCCGGGTAACATCCACACCGTTCCGTCCAGCGGCGCTTTCGACACCCTCCTCGGCTGCCTCGCGGCAGTCCGCGTCCTTCAAAAACTCGAGTTCGATGCGGCGGTGGATCTAGAGTTCTTTTCAAGGGGGACCGCGGTGCTTTCCTACCTTTCCGGGGCAAAAAGAAGGGCGGGATATCACGTCCCAGAGCTTACCGGCCCCTACCGGGGCGACCTCTTTACCGAACGTCTCAGCTTCAATCCCGTTTTGCACACCGAGGACGGTTTTCTTTCCCTCGTCGAGGCGGCGATTTCCTCCCCTCCGTACGCCCCCGCCCTCGACTGGCGGCCGCCGGAGCGCTTTGAGCGCGGGCCGGTGTTCAGCCCCTCCTGGGAGGACCTCGAATGGCTCAAAAACGTCAGGGAAGAGTTCCACGCTTCCGGCGCGCCGCTGATACTCCTCAATACAAACGCCGGGGAGCTGCTTCCCCTGCGCCGCTGGCCGGGGGAAAATTTCGTGGCGCTCGCGAAAAACCTCCTTGAGAGGTATCCGGAAATAAAAATCGCCTTCACCGGGACCGGCGGCGAAGCCGGGCTCGTCGAGGCGCTCGCGGCAAAAACCGGCAGTTCCCGCTGCTTTTCTCTCGCCGGAAGGACCTCCATCTCCAGGCTGCTCGCGCTCATGGAGAACTCCGAGGCTCTGGTCACGAGCGACAGCGGCCCCTCCCATTTCGCCAGCCTCACAGGAATCGGCACGGTCACTCTTTTCGGCCCGGAGACTCCGCTGCTCTTCGCGGCGAGGACAGCCCGCAACCGCGTAATAACCTCCGGCCTGGCCTGCAGCCCCTGCATGAACGCCTTCAACGGCAGGTCTTCAAACTGCAAAAGAAACATCTGCATGGAAAGGATAACCGTGGAGGAGGTCTTCGAGGCCGTCTGCCGAATATACGAAGAGCGCAAACGCTGAGGAATGGTGCGATGAACGAATGGTCGAAGTGGAAAATCGAAAAGCAGCTTGAAAAGACCTCCGCCGCCCTTGAGAAAAACGGTTTTTCGTCTGTTGTCTGCGAAAACGGGACCGGCGCGGCGAAGCTGGTAATGGGTTTCGCAAAAGGAGCCCAGACCATCGGGTTCGGAGGGTCTATGACCGTCGCCGGGCTGAATCTTCCGGGCAAGCTCGCCGACGCGGGAAAGGAATGCCTGAACCACAGCGCTCCGGGGCTGGCTCCGGAGGAAAGGCTTGCGATAATGCGCCGCCAGCTGACGTCCGACCTCTTCCTCACCGGGGTGGGCGCGGTAACCCTCGACGGCAAGCTGGTGAACATCGACGCCACGGGCAACAGGGTGGGCGCGATGACCTTCGGCCCGAAAAAGGTCATTGTGTTGGCGGGTTTCAACAAGCTCGTGCCGGACGTGGAAGAGGGAATCAAGCGGATAAGGATGTGGGCGGCCCCGCCAAACGCAAAGCGTATAGGAGCCGCCACCCCCTGCGTCGAGACCGGCTTTTGCTCGGATTGCGACAGCCCGCAGAGAATCTGCAGGGTGGTTCACATAATGGAGAAAAAACCCCGCATGACCGATATCACGGTAATTCTGATAGCGGAGTCCATGGGGCTTTAACCTGGTCGGCAGATTTCGTTTCGGAAGGTTTTTTGAACTTCCGGCAAACTATTTCGGCGAAGGGCAAGGAGTCCGCAGGGCGCGCGGTCGCAGGCAGTAGCGTGACTACGCCAAGACCCGCGCCCGAGAAACGACGCAGCCCTTCGCTGAAAGAGGAGCCGGTTAACGATACTTCGAGAGAAACACCTCAATAGTTTCCAGTATATAAGCCATCTCCCTCTCCCCCAGATCCTGATGGACTCCGACGTGAAGGCCGAATTTCCCCATATACTCCGCGACGGGGAACTCTCCCTCCCTGTAGCCGAGGTAGCTAAAGCCCAGGCACTGGGTCGGCATCGAGGCGAAGAGGGTGCGGGTCTCTATGCCGGCGTCTTCGAGGCGCTGCGTAAGCTGTGCCCTCGTGAAGGGTGCGGCTTCGTTTAGTATGATGGGTATGGCGTGGGGGCCGATGCGCTCCCAAGGTTCCTCCCTGATGGTGGAGAGGAAGGGGGCGAAACGGTCGAAGCGGGTCAGGACGTACGTCAGATTGTCGTGGCGTTTTTCCAGTATCTCTTCGTAGACCTCCAGCGCGCCGAGGCCTATCGCCGCCTCCAGTTCGTTCATCTTGCAGGAATAGCCGATACGGTCGAAGGTGAAGCGCACGTCCTCGCCCCCCTCGCCCCTGAAACGCTTCGCGCAGTAACCCGAGGCGGTGTTCAGGGAGCACTGCTTGCAGGCGCAGGTGCGGCCGTGGGAGCGCAGCGACCGTAAGACCTCGGCGTAAGCCTCGTTGTCCGTGGTGACGACGCCGCCCTCGCCCGTGGTGATTATGTGGGCTACGTAAGTGCTGAACGCCCCCAGATCACCCATCGAACCGGCGGGTTTTCCCTTGTAGAGCGCCCCGTGGGCCTCCGCCGCGTCCTCGATGACCTTGAGGCCGCGCTTTTTGGCTATGGCGTTGATCCTGTCCATTTCGGCGGGCTTGCCCATGAGATGGACGGGCATTATGGCGCGGGTGCGCTCCGTTATCGCCCCCTCGATTCTGTCGGGGTCGATGTTCAGGGTGCCCTGCTCCACGTCCACGAAGACCGGGGTGAACCCGGCGTGGAGGACGGCGTTGCCGGTGGCGACGAAGGAGAGCGCAGGGATTATAATCTCGTCGCCGCGCCTCGCGCCGAAATCGTGGAGGACGGCGAGGGCGAGTATGTCGGCGTCGGTTCCGGAACTCACCGCGACGGCTTCCTTCGTCCCCGCGACCTTCGCGAACTTGTCCTCGAACTCGCGCACCAGCTTGCCGCTGGATATCCTCTTCTTGTCGAGGGCCTCGTTGACGAGTCTTTTAGCGGTATCGGTTATCGTTATCGTCCCGAAGGGGACGGTTATCTTGTCAGCAGCCACTCAAACCTCCGGATTAACAGGCTTCTCTTTCCTTTTCCGCCACGAAACAAGCATCTGCTTCTTTTTTGTATCCCCCTCGAAGCCGATCTTCTCGCTGATGATGTAGCGCGGCCTCTCCTTTATCTGGTCGTACATCCTCGCGATGTAAAGGCCGAGGACGCCGTTGGTCAGAAGGGTGTTTCCCCCGAGGAAGAGGATTGCCGCCATTATCGCCGACCAGCCGGGGAGATTTACCCCGATTATCTTGGTCGTGACGACGACGATAAGGTACAGAAACGCCAGGAGCGAGATTATGAAGCCGTATATGAGGCAGGCGTAGAGCGGCGCGGAGGAAAAAGCCGTCACTCCCCTTATGAACTCCTGTATCGGCCCCTTCCCTAGCAGCGGGAAGTGGGTCTTGCCCGAGTAGCGAGCCGCGCGGACGTAGTAGACCGTCTCCTGGTGAAAGCCTATCCAGCGGATAATTCCGCGAAGGTAGGGGTCGAGCTCCTTCATGTTCATCAGCTCGTTGACGACCTTGCGGGAGAGGAGCTTGAAATCCCCCATGTTCTCGGGAAGTTCGATGTCGGAGAGGGCGTTTATGACCTGGTAGGCCTTTTTCGTTATCCACATCTTCAGCGGATTCTCGCCGAGGCGCTTGGTCCGCACGGTGTTCACCACGTCCGCCCCCGCCTTGAATTTCTCTATCATCTCGGGGATGAGTTCGGGCGGGTCCTGCAGGTCGGTCGATATCATCACCATCGCGTCGCCCCTGGCGCATTTGAAACCGGCCAGGGCGCAAGGGTAGTGGCCGAAGCGGCGCGACATGTTCACGATCTTTATGCGGGGGTCTTCGGCGTTGTATTTCTTCAGTATCTCAAGGGATCCGTCGGTGGAATCGTCGTTGACGAAGATAAGCTCGTAGTCGATGCCGAGAGGATCGAGAGTGCTCCTCATCCTCGCGACGAGCTCGTCCATGCCCTCTTCCTCGTTGCGGAACGAGAAAATGGCCGAAAGAAGGTTTAACTCATTTGCCAACTCAATTCCTCCGGGTCAATTGCTTTTGATTCCTTAGTACGTTCGTTTCGGCGATCGGGTACTTTTTTGCCGGATATCAGGATTCCAGCAGCTTTCTTTTCAGCCGCGTCTTCGTCATCTCCTCGACGTGTCTTCTCACGCCGGTCCCGAATTTCCCCTCGATCATCTCAAGATACGCGGGGTTCTCGAAGTACCGGTGAAAAGCGTCGTCCCTAAAGCGAAGAACCTCTTTGGCGGTGAGCGTCTTCGTCGGGAGCGGCAGCATAGCATAGGAGTGCTGCGAGTAATCCTGCCATTTCTCCGGCAGCTCCCACCCCTCCCTTACGGCTTTTTGGTACAGTTCCGAGCCGGGATAGGCCATCGCGCAGTAGAAATTGGCGAACTCGCAGTTCAGCTCCTCGGCGAGCCGGAGGGTCTCGTTCATCGTCTCAAGGGTATCCTCGGGAAGGCCGAAGATATAGTTTCCTATGACGCTTATCCCGGCCCGTTTAATCTCCTCTACGACTTTGGCGATGTCCTTTACCCGCATGTTCTTCTGGGCGCTGTCGCGCACCTCGGGGTTGGCGGTCTCGATGCCGAGGGCGAGCCAGGTTATGCCCGCCTTTCTCATCCTGACGAGGTTCTCCGGTTTTACGGTGTCAACCCTCGCGTAGGCCCAGATGTTGAGATCGTAGCCCTTCTTTATGAGCATGTCGACTATCGTCATGTAGTGGCTCTCGTCGAGCACGAAAAGCTCGTCGATGATCTTGAGGTTTTTCACCCCGTAGCGGTCAACCAGAAGGCCGATCTCTTCCACTACCTTTTCCGGACTCCGGTAGCGTATCCCCCTCTTGCCGAAGAGCGCGTTGATGCAGCAAAAGGCGCAGCCGAAAGGGCAGCCGAGGCTGGTGTAGATGGCGGCGTAGGGCTGGCGCTCCTCCAGATTGCCGAAGCAGTGCCAGTTGTGCGCCCGGTAGCTATCCATCGGCAGAAGGTCCCAGGCTGCAGCGGGCATCACCTCGTCCAGAGACTTGACGAGGGGAGCGGGGGGATTGGACCTGACCTCTCCCCCCTGCCTGTACCAGAGGCCCGGCACCGTGGCAAGATCGGCGCCGCCTTTCCTCAGCTCCTCTATCAGCGCTTTTAGCGTGTAGAAGCCTTCCCCCCCAATCACGTAATCCACCGCCTCCTCGCGTAGCGTCCTCTCGGGGAGCGCAGTCGGGTGGAGGCCGCCGATAGCCACTTTGCAGGAAGCTTTTTCGGTGATGGCGGCGCAGATCTTTCCCGCTATCGTCATTGTCTGGGTAGAGGCGGAGGGCTGGGAGCCGTAGACGATGACGGCGGCGAGGAGAGGTTCGAGCTTCGCCACCTCGGCGGCGGTTTCCTCGCTCGACCAGTTGTTGGCGTTGGCGTCGATTATCGCGACCTCGAAACCCTCGCTCCGCAGGTATCCCGCCAGCGCCGCCGTCCAGTAGGGGGGCTCCACGGCGGCGAGATCGGCCCCGAGGCCCTGATATATCTGCCGCTTGTCTCCGGGAGAGACCAGAACCACGTCCATACGCGACTTTAAAACCCGGTGTACGGTCATTGGCACGCCAGAAGGTCGCGGAGGATGGCTTCGTCGTCCATTCCGTAGGTCTTGTGCAGGTATTCCCTCCCGCCGTTGGGGAAATGGTAGCTGCCGGAAGGCCCGTACCTCCTGAGCCTCGCGGGAAGATTTCTGTCGCAGATGAGGTTGGCGGCGAGGCTGTCCAGCCCGCCCCTTCCGATCAGGGATTCCTCGACGGTGAAGATGCTCTCATAGCCCGAAAGCGCGGACGCCAGCGCCTCCTCGTCGCAGCCCTTCAGCAGGTAAAGGTCGATGAGACCGGCTTCGACCTTCTCCTCCTTGAGGCGGTCGATAATCCGAAGCCCCTTTTGCGTCGCGTACCCGGTGGTGACGAGGCAAACCTTCCCGCCCTGCCTGAGCACGCTGAAACCCCTGTCGAAATCGGGCTTTAAGCCATCGTAGACGGGGGAGAGGAGCTTGCCGTCGAGCCGGAGGTATTTGGGCCGCTTCGCGTTCAGGGTGAAATCGAAAAATTCCCCGGTGATGAAACTGTCGCAGGGCGAGAAAAGCTCGATGTTCGGGAGAAGCCGGATTATGGAGATGTCCTCGATGCAGTGGTGGGTCGGCCCCGAGACGTCGTAGCTGAACCCCGCCCCGAGACTCACGAGGTTGACGTTCAGTTCCCGCGACTGCGCCAGAAGGGCGAGGTTCCGAAGCTGCTCGCAGGCGCGCATCGAAATGAAGGGGGCGATGCCGTAGGCGTAGACGGTAAAGCCTTCCAGCGCGAGGCCGGTGGCGATGTTGACAAGGTTCTGCTCGGCTATCCCGACGTTTATGCACCGCCTGGGGTGACGGTCCTTGAGGGCGTCGAAGGAGGGGGCGCCGAGGTCCGCAGTCAGGAAAAAGAGGGAGTTGTCGGAATCCATGCGGCTGGAGATGCGCTCGATGAGGGTGTCCCGCATGGTCTTCGCCGGGTTCAACACAGTTCCTCCAGAGCTTCGTCAACCTGCTCTGCCGTCAACATCCGCACATGGGAAAGGGGGTCTTTTTCCAGCATGGGGACTCCCTTGCCCTTTACGGTGTTGGCGATTATGGCTTTCGGCGCGGCGGTCGCGCTCCCGGCGCACTTTTCAAAGGCCAGGGCGAGGGCGCCGGTGTCGTGGCCGTCAACGGTCACGGCTTCCCACCCGAAAGTCTGTAATTTCTCCCCGACCGGAGCGAGGTCCAGTATGTTACGGCAAAAATCCAGCATCGAGCCGCCGTTGTTGTCCAGGACGAGGACAAGGTTGTGAAGGTTGTGTTGCACGGCGAACATTATCGCCTCCCAGACCGACCCCTCATTGAGCTCGCCGTCGCCCAGAAGGACGAAAACCTTCCGGGCGCTCCCTTTTTCCAGAAGGCCTCTCGCCATCCCGCAGGCCACGCCGAGCCCGTGGCCGAGAGAGCCGTTTATGGTCTCGTAGCCGGGGATGGTTGTGTCGGGAATGACCTTCAGAATGCCCTCCTCGCTTCCTATGAGCTCCAGCTCGCGGGATGGGAAAAAGCCGAGGTCGGCGAGAATCGGGTAGAGGGAGATCGAGCCATGGCCCTTGCTGACTATGAAGCGGTCTCTCCCTTCCCACTGCGGCTTTTGCGGGTCAAAGCGCAGGAACCCGCCGTAAAAGAGGACCGTCAGCAGCTCGACGCAGGAAAGGGAGGAGGCGAGGCGGGTCTCCGGGCAGCGGCGGTGGAGTTTTATCGTCTCCCGCCTGCACCAACCGGCCTTTCCGGCAAGCTCGCTTCGTTCAAGGGTCAAACGTAATCCCCGCTTTCATCCCGCCGCGAAAGGATGGGGTTTTTCACCGGCCACCAGATTTTGAAGCGGGGATCGTCCCACCTGTAGGTGAACTGGCCTTTGGGGTCGTAGTAGGAGGACTGCTTGTAGTTGAGCGCTATCCTGTCGGTGAGCGCCAGATGGCCGAGCCCGTAAAGCGGCGGCACGAGGAGCTGGTGGCGGTTCTTTTCGGTGAGGGTGAGGGAGATCCACTTGCCGAAGGTGGGCGACTTTTCGTTGCAGTCCGCCACCACCATGTAGATTCTTCCCAGAATACAGGTGAGGAGCTTGGTCGTGACCTTGTCGCCGTGAAGCCCCCGCAGCACCCCTTTCGAGGAGACCGAGAGGTCGTCCTGGATGAAATCGGCGGTTATGCCGCTCTCTTTGTAGAGCTTTTCGTTGTAAAGCTCGAAAAACTCGCCCCTGTGGTCCTCGAAGACCTCGGGCTTTATCAGGAGAACCCCTTCGAGCGCCGTCTTTTCGACTTTCATCTCTACACGTTTCCGTAGCGGGCGTTGCGGATTATCCGGTAGCCCTTGATAAGCTCGGCTATCCCCATCTCAAGCGAGTGCTTCGGCATGAAGCCGGTCTTCTCTATCTTTTCGTTGGAGACTATGTAGTCGCGCTTGTCGGGGTCTTCCCCCACCGGGGCGCTTATGTAGACCAGCTCGGGTAGCTGCGCCTTTATCCTCTCGCAAAGCTCGATCTTGGAGAGGTTTGCGTCGGAGAGGCCGAGATTGTAGGGCTCGTTTTTCATCTTCTCGAAATTTTCGATGCCGTGGATGAAAGCGCGGGCCACGTCGCGGATGTGGATGTAGTTGCGCTTGAAATGGCCCTCGAAGAGGACGATGAAGCGGTCGTTCACGGCCCGGTGTACGAA from the bacterium genome contains:
- a CDS encoding tetratricopeptide repeat protein, producing MSSGKEGAGDGRLNAAALAFVLFCAALAFGPVTGFEFLYWDDPLYVTQNTWIRSLSRENLYRFFSAPLEGIYQPLTWIFYAFQYKLGELNPRVFHTFSLFFHLANTALVYFFLRLLDRRLATPLLGALVFALHPQRVETVAWVSAQKDLVCTAFFLGSLIAWLCFRERPSTAGYLSCFSLFVLACLAKSMAVTIPLLLLAIDWYQGRKDYKKALAEKLPFFAVSLFIGFMAIAAREEFEPLLREFTYNPSYRIFSASYRLVYYHLARFFYPWLGGEMLYPRWEDLSGGVPLSYVLLAPALLAILLLTYVFIRRFRDLALMTFFFFLTIFPTIGIISVGSSADRYNYLPSAALSSLFALLVTKILSRIKIRSALRASVLLGGICVFVLSYGYGAYKMTFNWKDDISFLGHVIDNFPETSGHASNKATAYLDRGWVYLGRGDPARALSDFDESLRLKPGNAPAYKGRGIALEQTGDVPGAIDSLNKSLESGFETPDTYAGLAALYLSAGELPAALESARRAAALGYPVPPELAEKIRTALEEKERTP
- a CDS encoding glycosyltransferase family 9 protein gives rise to the protein MNVPLLRKLDYWLGIPLCGVLTACRRIFGSSKEIPGGKIRSILFVKLAEQGSTVLARPAILRAIEEAGRDHVHFLVFDENRHILDAMNLVPPGNIHTVPSSGAFDTLLGCLAAVRVLQKLEFDAAVDLEFFSRGTAVLSYLSGAKRRAGYHVPELTGPYRGDLFTERLSFNPVLHTEDGFLSLVEAAISSPPYAPALDWRPPERFERGPVFSPSWEDLEWLKNVREEFHASGAPLILLNTNAGELLPLRRWPGENFVALAKNLLERYPEIKIAFTGTGGEAGLVEALAAKTGSSRCFSLAGRTSISRLLALMENSEALVTSDSGPSHFASLTGIGTVTLFGPETPLLFAARTARNRVITSGLACSPCMNAFNGRSSNCKRNICMERITVEEVFEAVCRIYEERKR
- a CDS encoding lactate utilization protein, with protein sequence MNEWSKWKIEKQLEKTSAALEKNGFSSVVCENGTGAAKLVMGFAKGAQTIGFGGSMTVAGLNLPGKLADAGKECLNHSAPGLAPEERLAIMRRQLTSDLFLTGVGAVTLDGKLVNIDATGNRVGAMTFGPKKVIVLAGFNKLVPDVEEGIKRIRMWAAPPNAKRIGAATPCVETGFCSDCDSPQRICRVVHIMEKKPRMTDITVILIAESMGL
- a CDS encoding DegT/DnrJ/EryC1/StrS family aminotransferase, with the protein product MAADKITVPFGTITITDTAKRLVNEALDKKRISSGKLVREFEDKFAKVAGTKEAVAVSSGTDADILALAVLHDFGARRGDEIIIPALSFVATGNAVLHAGFTPVFVDVEQGTLNIDPDRIEGAITERTRAIMPVHLMGKPAEMDRINAIAKKRGLKVIEDAAEAHGALYKGKPAGSMGDLGAFSTYVAHIITTGEGGVVTTDNEAYAEVLRSLRSHGRTCACKQCSLNTASGYCAKRFRGEGGEDVRFTFDRIGYSCKMNELEAAIGLGALEVYEEILEKRHDNLTYVLTRFDRFAPFLSTIREEPWERIGPHAIPIILNEAAPFTRAQLTQRLEDAGIETRTLFASMPTQCLGFSYLGYREGEFPVAEYMGKFGLHVGVHQDLGEREMAYILETIEVFLSKYR
- a CDS encoding glycosyltransferase, coding for MDELVARMRSTLDPLGIDYELIFVNDDSTDGSLEILKKYNAEDPRIKIVNMSRRFGHYPCALAGFKCARGDAMVMISTDLQDPPELIPEMIEKFKAGADVVNTVRTKRLGENPLKMWITKKAYQVINALSDIELPENMGDFKLLSRKVVNELMNMKELDPYLRGIIRWIGFHQETVYYVRAARYSGKTHFPLLGKGPIQEFIRGVTAFSSAPLYACLIYGFIISLLAFLYLIVVVTTKIIGVNLPGWSAIMAAILFLGGNTLLTNGVLGLYIARMYDQIKERPRYIISEKIGFEGDTKKKQMLVSWRKRKEKPVNPEV
- a CDS encoding radical SAM protein; the protein is MTVHRVLKSRMDVVLVSPGDKRQIYQGLGADLAAVEPPYWTAALAGYLRSEGFEVAIIDANANNWSSEETAAEVAKLEPLLAAVIVYGSQPSASTQTMTIAGKICAAITEKASCKVAIGGLHPTALPERTLREEAVDYVIGGEGFYTLKALIEELRKGGADLATVPGLWYRQGGEVRSNPPAPLVKSLDEVMPAAAWDLLPMDSYRAHNWHCFGNLEERQPYAAIYTSLGCPFGCAFCCINALFGKRGIRYRSPEKVVEEIGLLVDRYGVKNLKIIDELFVLDESHYMTIVDMLIKKGYDLNIWAYARVDTVKPENLVRMRKAGITWLALGIETANPEVRDSAQKNMRVKDIAKVVEEIKRAGISVIGNYIFGLPEDTLETMNETLRLAEELNCEFANFYCAMAYPGSELYQKAVREGWELPEKWQDYSQHSYAMLPLPTKTLTAKEVLRFRDDAFHRYFENPAYLEMIEGKFGTGVRRHVEEMTKTRLKRKLLES
- a CDS encoding transketolase; the protein is MRDTLIERISSRMDSDNSLFFLTADLGAPSFDALKDRHPRRCINVGIAEQNLVNIATGLALEGFTVYAYGIAPFISMRACEQLRNLALLAQSRELNVNLVSLGAGFSYDVSGPTHHCIEDISIIRLLPNIELFSPCDSFITGEFFDFTLNAKRPKYLRLDGKLLSPVYDGLKPDFDRGFSVLRQGGKVCLVTTGYATQKGLRIIDRLKEEKVEAGLIDLYLLKGCDEEALASALSGYESIFTVEESLIGRGGLDSLAANLICDRNLPARLRRYGPSGSYHFPNGGREYLHKTYGMDDEAILRDLLACQ
- a CDS encoding transketolase, which encodes MTLERSELAGKAGWCRRETIKLHRRCPETRLASSLSCVELLTVLFYGGFLRFDPQKPQWEGRDRFIVSKGHGSISLYPILADLGFFPSRELELIGSEEGILKVIPDTTIPGYETINGSLGHGLGVACGMARGLLEKGSARKVFVLLGDGELNEGSVWEAIMFAVQHNLHNLVLVLDNNGGSMLDFCRNILDLAPVGEKLQTFGWEAVTVDGHDTGALALAFEKCAGSATAAPKAIIANTVKGKGVPMLEKDPLSHVRMLTAEQVDEALEELC
- the rfbC gene encoding dTDP-4-dehydrorhamnose 3,5-epimerase — protein: MKVEKTALEGVLLIKPEVFEDHRGEFFELYNEKLYKESGITADFIQDDLSVSSKGVLRGLHGDKVTTKLLTCILGRIYMVVADCNEKSPTFGKWISLTLTEKNRHQLLVPPLYGLGHLALTDRIALNYKQSSYYDPKGQFTYRWDDPRFKIWWPVKNPILSRRDESGDYV